In a genomic window of Fimbriiglobus ruber:
- a CDS encoding spermidine synthase codes for MPVLFAVTLFVSATLLFMVQPMVGKMILPLLGGSPAAWNTCMVFFQGLLLLGYLYAHNLSTKYTPARQTVLHLCVLGATVAWLAAAAVLSPNHSPVAVFKSLAPQGYSYPMFGVLALLGVAIGIPFLVISTSAPLLQRWFAYSGHPSAKDPYFLYAASNAGSLISLLGYPLVIEPSLSLANQAWLWAGGFVLLIGLVYLCGQAAKHPLLPPGKTAAAGVSHSVPDPTDPGPPPLLRKLRWMGLAFVPSSLMLGVTFHMTTDIASVPLLWVIPLALYLITFIIAYAHTPWWFRPVLGNVSPVLTLLLVFVLVSNVGAKMSQFFLLLLHIGVYFFTALLMHTELARERPHPNHLTGYFLWISIGGVLGGIFNALIAPVAFTQSYEYPIAIAIGCLLVPVLDGVGAGPQSEGRKQWGPWLDAIVPVGMVAFVGVLTLAPEKTSWFTPSSEWVARNVSEALHFCGLGLTISNDTVTLLVIYALPCMLCFFFIDRPIRFGLCVGAVLFVCYYRAAKTDDVEVAERSFFGILRVNEFRESGRFDFAFPVTGGTSGETERTDDYVVFFNSQTDKKTGEKEPYGFVLNRDIFHKLSHGTTLHGMQTATSALLPIKDRANLFGAFTPWDTLVMAGAQGAWDSRQEPLTYYHRSGPVGGIFHRFRAIDPTGDVAMVGLGTGSAACYARPGQKLTFYEIDPTVIKLVEKPWREMNPDEVKNGAAPRMGPFTFVDDARKRGATVDFLVGDARLKLEEFPDRKYGLLLIDAFSSDSIPVHLLTREAVELYKSRLTEHGLLALHISNRYIALGPVVARLAQETGLASRVWNDTVPNGETRYPGKTSSSWVILAKSDEDLGDEILGTVMDERVGAVAGGFAYLTVNNPGSYSVYNHPWRQLNVLDEVPAWTDDYSDVLRVMQIHEIRWVRKKLGLPVPKLGHDDGADD; via the coding sequence GTGCCCGTCTTGTTCGCCGTCACTCTCTTCGTTAGCGCGACCCTCCTGTTCATGGTCCAGCCGATGGTCGGGAAGATGATTCTCCCGCTCCTCGGCGGGAGCCCGGCGGCGTGGAACACGTGCATGGTCTTCTTCCAGGGGCTCCTGCTCCTGGGTTACCTGTACGCCCACAACCTGTCGACCAAGTACACCCCGGCCCGGCAGACGGTCCTCCACCTGTGCGTCCTCGGGGCGACGGTCGCCTGGCTCGCCGCGGCCGCCGTCCTGTCGCCGAACCACTCCCCGGTCGCGGTGTTCAAGTCGCTCGCCCCGCAGGGGTACTCGTACCCGATGTTCGGCGTCCTGGCGTTGCTCGGGGTGGCGATCGGCATCCCGTTCCTCGTCATCTCCACCAGCGCCCCGCTGCTCCAGCGGTGGTTCGCGTACTCCGGCCACCCGTCGGCCAAGGACCCGTACTTCCTCTACGCCGCGAGCAACGCGGGCAGCTTGATCTCGCTGCTCGGGTACCCGCTGGTGATCGAACCGAGCCTGTCGCTGGCAAACCAGGCGTGGCTCTGGGCCGGCGGGTTCGTGCTGCTCATCGGGCTGGTCTACTTGTGCGGCCAGGCGGCCAAACACCCGCTGCTGCCGCCCGGCAAGACCGCGGCCGCGGGGGTCAGTCATTCGGTCCCCGACCCGACCGACCCCGGCCCGCCCCCCCTCTTGCGGAAGCTCCGGTGGATGGGCCTGGCGTTCGTCCCGTCCAGCCTGATGCTCGGCGTCACGTTCCACATGACCACGGATATCGCGTCCGTCCCGCTCTTGTGGGTGATCCCGCTCGCCTTGTACCTGATTACGTTCATCATCGCGTACGCGCACACGCCGTGGTGGTTCCGCCCGGTGCTGGGGAACGTCAGCCCGGTACTCACACTTTTGCTCGTGTTCGTCCTGGTGTCGAACGTGGGCGCGAAGATGAGCCAGTTCTTCCTGCTCCTGCTCCACATCGGCGTCTACTTCTTTACGGCCCTCTTGATGCACACCGAACTCGCCCGCGAGCGGCCGCACCCGAACCACCTGACCGGGTACTTCCTCTGGATCTCGATCGGCGGCGTCCTCGGCGGGATCTTCAACGCCCTCATCGCCCCGGTGGCGTTCACCCAGAGCTACGAGTACCCGATCGCGATCGCCATCGGGTGCCTGCTCGTCCCGGTGCTGGACGGGGTGGGGGCGGGTCCGCAGTCCGAGGGCCGGAAGCAGTGGGGGCCCTGGCTGGACGCGATCGTCCCGGTCGGCATGGTCGCCTTCGTGGGGGTACTCACCCTCGCCCCCGAAAAGACGAGTTGGTTCACCCCGAGCAGCGAGTGGGTCGCCCGGAACGTCAGCGAGGCGCTCCACTTCTGCGGCCTCGGACTGACGATCTCGAACGACACGGTCACGCTCCTCGTCATTTACGCCCTGCCGTGCATGCTCTGCTTCTTCTTCATCGACCGGCCGATCCGGTTCGGCCTCTGCGTCGGCGCGGTCCTGTTCGTCTGCTATTACCGGGCGGCCAAGACGGACGACGTCGAGGTCGCCGAGCGGAGCTTCTTCGGCATCCTCCGGGTGAACGAGTTCCGGGAGAGCGGGCGGTTCGATTTCGCCTTCCCCGTAACCGGCGGAACCTCGGGCGAGACCGAGCGGACGGACGACTACGTCGTCTTCTTCAACAGCCAGACCGATAAGAAGACGGGGGAAAAAGAACCCTACGGGTTCGTGCTAAACCGGGACATCTTCCACAAGCTGTCGCACGGGACGACGCTCCACGGGATGCAAACCGCGACGAGCGCCCTGTTGCCCATCAAGGACCGGGCGAACCTGTTCGGGGCGTTTACGCCGTGGGACACGCTGGTCATGGCCGGGGCCCAGGGCGCCTGGGACTCCCGCCAGGAGCCGCTGACGTATTACCACCGATCGGGGCCGGTCGGCGGCATCTTCCACCGGTTCCGGGCGATCGACCCGACCGGGGACGTGGCCATGGTCGGCCTGGGCACCGGGTCGGCCGCGTGCTACGCCCGGCCGGGCCAGAAGCTCACCTTCTACGAGATCGACCCGACCGTCATCAAGCTGGTCGAGAAGCCGTGGCGGGAGATGAACCCGGACGAGGTGAAGAACGGGGCTGCCCCGCGGATGGGGCCGTTCACGTTCGTGGACGACGCCCGCAAGCGGGGGGCGACGGTCGACTTCCTGGTCGGCGACGCCCGGCTCAAGCTCGAAGAGTTCCCGGACCGCAAGTACGGCCTGCTCTTGATCGACGCGTTCAGCTCGGACTCGATCCCCGTCCACCTGCTGACCCGCGAGGCCGTCGAACTGTACAAGAGCCGGCTGACCGAACACGGGCTGCTCGCGCTGCACATCTCGAACCGGTACATCGCGCTCGGCCCGGTGGTCGCCCGACTCGCCCAGGAAACCGGCCTCGCGTCCCGCGTCTGGAACGACACCGTCCCGAACGGCGAAACGCGGTACCCCGGCAAGACGAGTTCGTCGTGGGTGATCCTGGCCAAGTCCGATGAGGACCTGGGCGACGAGATCCTCGGCACGGTCATGGACGAGCGGGTCGGGGCGGTCGCCGGCGGGTTCGCCTATCTGACCGTCAACAACCCGGGCTCCTACTCGGTATACAACCACCCCTGGCGGCAACTTAACGTCCTCGATGAGGTGCCGGCGTGGACGGACGACTACTCGGACGTCCTCCGCGTCATGCAGATTCACGAGATCCGCTGGGTCCGGAAGAAACTCGGGCTGCCGGTCCCGAAACTGGGCCACGACGACGGGGCCGACGATTAA
- a CDS encoding ATP-grasp domain-containing protein encodes MADRVLILGASARAAAASARRAGLEPFAIDLFADADTRRICDSLRCPPDEYPHGLFARAKQAPPMPWMYTGGLENYPELVGELARERELWGNGPDILARVRDPFQLQEWAREAGFKFPLTVPAGEKLGSGRWLRKPLRSSGGTQIDFVPDNDTTSSAATSVRQQFVDGVPMSAYVANVRGSVLYGVTQQLIGERWLHARPFAYCGSLTHDARETGSGRPPVSPGSRPGLRQAAPEGRKARDERSHAFTQGRWLSAPPGRPDVDPGGSPGTPGADVTHCPASQHVADMISALEDRCPLTWIWGFDFIWCDGELTLLEVNSRYTASIEVVEHASRLSLMNWGRAIFLQPPPEPRTVGKAIYYAPHHLTFPASGPWDDSLAHADDVWRRPDFADIPHAGDAIERGHPVLTILADGADYGDCLDRLQSRAADLDRLFATCHPKD; translated from the coding sequence GTGGCCGATCGGGTGCTCATCCTCGGCGCGTCCGCCCGGGCCGCGGCCGCCTCCGCGCGGCGGGCGGGGCTGGAGCCGTTCGCCATCGACCTGTTCGCGGACGCCGACACCCGTCGCATTTGCGATAGCTTGCGCTGCCCGCCCGACGAGTATCCGCACGGGCTCTTCGCGCGGGCGAAGCAGGCCCCGCCGATGCCCTGGATGTACACCGGCGGCCTGGAGAACTACCCCGAACTCGTCGGCGAACTCGCCCGGGAACGCGAGCTGTGGGGCAACGGGCCGGACATCCTCGCCCGCGTGCGCGACCCATTTCAGCTTCAAGAGTGGGCTCGCGAAGCCGGGTTCAAATTCCCGCTGACCGTACCGGCCGGGGAAAAGCTCGGGAGCGGTCGCTGGCTCCGCAAGCCGCTCCGGTCCAGCGGCGGCACGCAAATCGATTTCGTTCCCGACAACGACACGACCTCATCCGCGGCGACCTCGGTTCGACAGCAATTCGTCGACGGCGTGCCCATGTCGGCTTACGTCGCGAACGTCCGCGGTTCCGTTCTTTATGGCGTGACCCAGCAACTGATTGGTGAACGCTGGCTGCACGCGCGCCCGTTTGCGTACTGCGGCAGCCTGACCCATGATGCTCGTGAAACGGGTTCCGGTCGGCCCCCGGTGTCCCCGGGCTCCCGCCCGGGTCTACGTCAGGCCGCCCCGGAGGGGCGGAAGGCGCGCGATGAGCGTTCACACGCTTTCACCCAAGGGCGATGGCTTTCCGCCCCTCCGGGGCGGCCTGACGTAGACCCGGGCGGGAGCCCGGGGACACCGGGGGCCGACGTCACCCACTGCCCAGCGTCACAGCACGTCGCGGACATGATATCTGCTTTGGAGGATCGATGCCCGTTGACGTGGATATGGGGGTTCGATTTCATTTGGTGCGATGGGGAACTGACTCTTCTCGAAGTGAACTCCAGGTACACGGCTTCGATCGAAGTCGTCGAACACGCATCCCGTTTGTCGTTGATGAATTGGGGGCGTGCCATTTTCCTTCAACCACCACCCGAACCGCGTACCGTCGGCAAGGCCATCTACTACGCCCCCCACCACCTCACCTTCCCCGCGTCCGGCCCCTGGGACGATTCGCTCGCGCACGCGGACGACGTGTGGCGGCGGCCGGACTTCGCCGACATCCCGCACGCCGGCGACGCGATCGAACGCGGGCACCCGGTTCTCACCATCCTGGCCGACGGTGCCGACTACGGCGATTGCCTGGACCGGCTACAATCACGGGCGGCGGACCTGGACCGCCTGTTCGCGACCTGCCACCCCAAGGACTGA
- the mch gene encoding methenyltetrahydromethanopterin cyclohydrolase yields MPTLNELANRVADELAAHPEELRVAVSRVGGARVIDCGGAVTGSLRAGLLMARACLADLADVTVVPSPLADIPGPAIQVHTDDPVRACLASQYAGWQVSVGKFFGMGSGPMRAAYAKEEVFHHIPGKEEPACAVGVIETRKHPTEEVVTSIVNKLPRSVEKLTLLVAPASSIAGNIQVVARSVETALHKLHELKFDVNQVVSGYGIAPLPPVTPDELAAIGRTNDAILYGSRVTLWVRADDELIEAVGPKVPSSSSKDHGALFAELFARYGDFYKIDPLLFSPAEVTFVNLKSGKCHTFGKVEPGLLRKSFFGE; encoded by the coding sequence ATGCCCACCCTGAACGAACTCGCGAACCGCGTGGCGGACGAACTGGCCGCGCACCCGGAAGAGTTGCGGGTCGCCGTGTCCCGGGTCGGTGGGGCGCGGGTGATCGACTGCGGCGGCGCGGTCACCGGGAGTCTGCGGGCGGGCCTACTCATGGCTCGCGCGTGCCTCGCCGATCTGGCGGACGTGACGGTCGTGCCGTCGCCGCTGGCCGACATACCCGGTCCGGCCATCCAGGTCCACACGGACGACCCCGTCCGCGCTTGCCTCGCGTCGCAGTACGCCGGCTGGCAGGTGTCGGTGGGCAAGTTCTTCGGCATGGGGTCCGGCCCGATGCGGGCGGCCTACGCCAAGGAGGAGGTTTTCCACCACATCCCCGGCAAGGAAGAGCCGGCGTGTGCCGTTGGCGTGATCGAGACGCGCAAGCACCCGACCGAGGAGGTCGTCACGAGCATCGTCAACAAGCTGCCGCGGTCGGTGGAAAAGCTGACGCTCCTCGTCGCCCCGGCGTCGAGCATCGCCGGCAACATCCAGGTCGTGGCCCGGTCGGTCGAGACGGCCCTGCACAAGCTGCACGAGTTAAAGTTCGACGTAAACCAGGTCGTGAGCGGATACGGGATCGCTCCGCTCCCGCCGGTGACGCCGGACGAGTTGGCCGCGATCGGCCGGACGAACGACGCGATCTTGTACGGCAGCCGGGTCACGCTCTGGGTCCGGGCGGACGACGAACTGATCGAGGCGGTCGGCCCGAAAGTCCCGTCCAGTTCGTCCAAGGACCACGGGGCGCTGTTCGCCGAGTTGTTCGCCCGCTACGGCGACTTCTACAAGATCGACCCGCTCCTGTTCTCCCCGGCCGAGGTGACCTTCGTGAACCTGAAGTCCGGCAAGTGCCACACGTTCGGCAAGGTCGAGCCGGGGCTGTTGCGGAAGTCGTTCTTCGGGGAGTGA
- a CDS encoding VOC family protein gives MNLLRTHHVAVICSDYKQSKRFYVDVLGLEIVAEVFRAERNSYKLDLRLPDGTQIELFSFPNPPVRPSYPEACGLRHLAFEVADVSAAVAELTGRGIVVEPVRVDEYTGKRFTFFKDPDGLPLELYERYAVGNDSPANS, from the coding sequence ATGAACCTCCTCCGTACCCATCACGTCGCCGTAATCTGCTCGGATTACAAGCAATCGAAGCGGTTTTACGTGGACGTGTTGGGTCTGGAAATCGTGGCCGAAGTGTTTCGGGCCGAGCGGAACTCGTACAAGCTCGACTTGCGTCTGCCGGACGGTACCCAGATTGAGTTATTCTCGTTCCCCAACCCGCCTGTGCGGCCGTCGTACCCGGAGGCGTGCGGTCTCCGGCACCTGGCATTTGAAGTGGCGGACGTTTCCGCGGCGGTAGCCGAATTGACAGGCCGCGGGATCGTGGTCGAGCCGGTGCGGGTGGACGAGTACACCGGCAAGCGGTTCACGTTCTTCAAAGACCCGGACGGCCTGCCGCTGGAACTGTACGAGCGGTACGCGGTCGGCAACGACTCGCCCGCTAATAGTTGA
- a CDS encoding flavin reductase family protein has protein sequence MAAQATESWVTALGRIPSGLFVVTARRGADETGMLASWVQQCSFDPPQVTIAVRKGRYVLDWLTDGAAVGVNVIPEGQKALVAHFGKGFAPEEPAFAGLDVDRAEGAAPLLKAALAVLDCRVVDRLDAGDHVLVVAKVVGGGIHQDGKPTVHVRKNGLNY, from the coding sequence ATGGCAGCGCAGGCAACCGAGTCGTGGGTGACCGCCCTCGGCCGCATTCCGAGTGGGCTCTTCGTCGTCACCGCACGACGCGGGGCGGACGAAACCGGCATGCTGGCGAGTTGGGTCCAGCAGTGCTCGTTCGACCCGCCGCAGGTGACGATCGCCGTGCGCAAGGGGCGGTACGTACTCGACTGGCTGACCGACGGCGCGGCCGTCGGGGTGAACGTGATCCCGGAGGGGCAGAAGGCGCTCGTCGCCCACTTCGGAAAAGGGTTCGCGCCGGAAGAGCCCGCGTTCGCCGGCCTCGACGTCGACCGCGCCGAGGGGGCAGCCCCGTTGCTGAAAGCCGCTCTCGCGGTCCTCGACTGCCGCGTCGTCGACCGACTCGACGCGGGCGACCACGTACTCGTCGTCGCCAAGGTGGTCGGCGGCGGCATCCACCAGGACGGCAAACCGACCGTCCACGTGCGTAAGAACGGGCTCAACTATTAG
- a CDS encoding response regulator: MSRVLIVDDNQQNAELLEAHLDGTGFETKIAVNGEDALAGAAAWKPDVILLDVMMPKLSGFEVCKRLRADPATRNVGVLMVTALDQPTDIERAVDAGTDDFVTRPVNKTELLIRVRALLAAGPEPTPTDRALAYFRRVQQGP, translated from the coding sequence ATGTCCCGCGTGTTGATCGTCGACGACAACCAGCAGAACGCCGAACTCCTCGAAGCCCACCTCGACGGGACCGGGTTCGAGACCAAGATCGCCGTCAACGGCGAGGACGCGCTCGCGGGCGCCGCCGCGTGGAAGCCGGACGTGATCCTGCTCGACGTGATGATGCCGAAGCTTAGCGGGTTCGAGGTGTGCAAGCGGCTCCGCGCCGACCCGGCCACCAGGAACGTCGGCGTCCTCATGGTCACCGCGCTCGACCAACCGACCGACATCGAGCGGGCCGTGGACGCCGGGACGGACGACTTCGTCACCCGCCCGGTGAACAAGACCGAACTCCTCATCCGCGTCCGCGCGCTGCTCGCCGCCGGGCCGGAGCCGACCCCGACCGACCGCGCCCTGGCGTACTTCCGCCGCGTCCAGCAAGGGCCGTGA
- a CDS encoding class I SAM-dependent rRNA methyltransferase, whose product MISATPTGKVVLKPKRALPFYARHPWVFAGATERVEGTPADGDVVDLVSSTGNFVARGLFNSQSKIRVRLYSWDEAVPLDRAFFKERIARAIALRHDVLHLNHGSAAAYRVVFSEADVLSGMVVDRYGDYLTVQFTSLAIGMRREMIAEILTELLNPKGIYLRTEKGIGQLEGLELHDGLLAGETPPAEIMIEENGLKFAVNLAEGQKTGYYLDQRDNRAVVGRLATGRRVLDAFCYSGGFGVYAAKAGASEVESVDASEAALRLADRNAVVNGLSQITLTQADVFNYLGKMATEGRTFDLVVLDPPKFARNRAAIPQALQGYRKLHQHAMKLLAKDGILASCCCTGLITSEMLEDLISQVAVDARRDLQILERRGPAADHPVAAACRESGYLKCIISRVW is encoded by the coding sequence GTGATCTCCGCGACCCCGACCGGCAAAGTCGTTTTGAAGCCCAAGCGGGCCCTCCCGTTCTACGCCCGGCACCCGTGGGTGTTCGCCGGGGCGACCGAGCGGGTCGAGGGCACCCCGGCAGACGGGGACGTCGTCGACCTCGTCTCGTCCACCGGAAATTTCGTGGCCCGCGGGCTGTTCAACTCGCAGAGCAAGATTCGCGTCCGCCTGTACTCCTGGGACGAGGCCGTGCCGCTCGACCGGGCGTTCTTCAAGGAGCGGATCGCCCGCGCGATCGCCCTGCGGCACGACGTCCTCCACCTGAATCACGGCTCGGCGGCCGCGTACCGGGTCGTCTTCAGCGAGGCGGACGTCCTCTCGGGCATGGTCGTCGATCGTTACGGCGACTACCTGACCGTCCAGTTCACGTCGCTCGCCATTGGGATGCGCCGCGAGATGATCGCGGAAATCCTCACCGAGTTGCTGAACCCCAAGGGCATTTACCTGCGGACCGAGAAAGGGATCGGCCAGCTCGAAGGGCTCGAACTGCACGACGGCCTGCTCGCGGGCGAGACCCCGCCGGCGGAGATCATGATCGAGGAGAACGGGCTGAAGTTCGCGGTGAATCTGGCGGAAGGGCAGAAGACCGGGTACTACCTTGACCAGCGCGACAACCGGGCGGTCGTCGGCCGGCTGGCCACCGGCCGACGCGTCCTCGACGCCTTCTGCTACTCAGGCGGTTTCGGCGTGTACGCGGCCAAAGCGGGGGCGTCCGAGGTCGAGAGCGTGGATGCGTCCGAGGCCGCCCTCCGACTGGCCGACCGGAACGCCGTGGTGAACGGCCTGTCCCAGATCACGCTCACGCAGGCGGACGTGTTCAACTACCTGGGCAAGATGGCGACCGAGGGGCGGACGTTCGACCTGGTGGTCCTCGACCCGCCTAAGTTCGCCCGCAACCGGGCGGCCATCCCGCAAGCGCTTCAGGGCTACCGCAAGCTGCACCAGCACGCCATGAAACTGCTCGCCAAGGACGGCATACTGGCTTCGTGCTGCTGCACCGGATTGATTACCTCCGAAATGCTTGAAGACCTGATTTCCCAGGTGGCAGTCGACGCCCGCCGCGACCTGCAAATCCTCGAGCGCCGCGGCCCGGCGGCCGACCACCCGGTCGCCGCGGCGTGTCGCGAGTCGGGGTACTTGAAGTGCATCATCAGCCGGGTGTGGTAA
- a CDS encoding TIGR02996 domain-containing protein, whose product MTHDERALLTAVAAAPDDDLPRLVYADWLEEHERTVRAEFIRLQCEIARLEVGPRTIVDQNVALWKRQQELLDGHREELLGPLGGLSIQPRDAEFRRGFLSELTLHVERFLFHDARVAAIRPLPHVRITHAAAQLASFLSSPHLGCISAIKAYDDALENSIGFLAELTLADVAGAARDLTRLTALDLEGCGIGDLGAEWLFAPDYFPALNNLDLE is encoded by the coding sequence ATGACCCACGACGAACGCGCCCTACTGACGGCCGTGGCCGCCGCGCCGGACGACGACCTGCCCCGCCTCGTGTACGCGGACTGGCTGGAGGAACACGAGCGGACCGTCCGTGCGGAATTCATCCGCCTCCAGTGCGAGATCGCACGGCTGGAAGTCGGCCCCCGCACGATCGTGGACCAGAACGTTGCGCTGTGGAAGCGACAGCAGGAACTGCTGGACGGGCACCGGGAGGAACTGCTCGGGCCACTGGGTGGGCTGTCGATTCAACCGCGTGATGCGGAGTTCCGCCGCGGGTTCCTTTCTGAACTCACACTCCATGTCGAAAGGTTCTTGTTCCACGACGCGCGGGTTGCCGCGATCCGCCCGCTCCCTCACGTTCGGATCACACACGCCGCGGCGCAATTAGCTTCATTTCTCAGTAGTCCTCATCTCGGATGTATCTCGGCGATCAAGGCTTATGACGACGCACTAGAGAATTCGATCGGATTCCTGGCAGAACTCACCCTCGCTGACGTTGCCGGTGCCGCCCGGGACCTCACCCGGCTCACCGCCCTGGACCTGGAGGGGTGCGGAATCGGCGACCTCGGCGCGGAGTGGTTGTTCGCTCCCGACTACTTCCCAGCTTTAAACAACCTGGACCTAGAGTGA